A window of Fusarium oxysporum Fo47 chromosome II, complete sequence genomic DNA:
CCGGTTGGATTTCAGTGGATCAGACAGAGTGGTGGTGGATTTAGATGTGCGGGAGGCTCTCATTGGATGTCTGATGAGGCTGTCGATAAGATGTAAGGATGTTTCTGGGCATGTACTGAGATCCTTGCAGGATAGAATGAATATTGCTTTGGTTCATGATCTGACACTTAAGTTCTAAACCTCTACCAGCTTGAAACTTGCGGGATCGTGACTTGCGTGGGCTCTTTTCTGGGTTTTCTTGGGGTTAATACCTGGTATAGTTTAGGGACCAACAGATTGATGAAAGGACTTATTATCAACGTAAATCTGACTCTCCCATCAGATAGTCCTTGGGTTTGTTATGCTACTACTCATTCAAGGGTTGTGTCCCACGCCAAGGACGCCAATGGAGATGCTCAACTGGGCCAGATGATTTGATGATTTGTCTTGCGGCTAGCCGGACCTATCACTGTAGAATTTCCCTCAGTGCATCGCAGAGTAGTTGGAAAGCAAAGCTAGCCTGCTGCTGTTGGGCTCAAGCGATTTCGAAGATGACACAATAAGTCGAAATACAGGCATTCGTAGCCCAGTCGTCATCAGGAGATCGCATATCTCTGCAATAGATACCTGCCATCCATTTCAAGCTGGGCTGTGCATGAAATGTGATTTCAAGCCACATAACGTATGTTAGTTTCAGATAAATACCTGCGGTAGGGCCCATAAATGCATTGAGTTTGTAATGAATCAGTAAGTCGGCAGTTGTACATCACCAACCGCGCAATTCAACGTCAGACAAGCTCTCCACAATCGTGGCAAGACCAGATTGGAGGCTTGCAATGTAACAATGCGCATGTTTCACCGCAGGCATTCTATTTGCGACATGTACATTATCTGCTGACCCTGCGATAGTCTAGTCGGTTCTACTCCAACTTGTGGATTTCAGATAAAGTGGAGGAAGAACCTGTTTGGCCCTGGGCTGAAAAAGCCATTCCACGATTGTGTACGAGTCCAAGATAGACTGTCTTTTAATTGGCAGTTGAAGGTTTGGCTACGCTAATTGTGACTCTCGCTTCTGGAAATGGTGTTATCCCTGTGCAAGCTCATTGGCTGCCcccaagacaagaaaactACAGTTTTTTCAAATTTGAATCAGGCTACAGGCTTGGGAGCATATGACAGATGATGTTCCTGAATATTATCGTTGCATGAGGCCACAGCACCTACATTCACGTATTTTTAGACCTCATATTTCCTTATGACTTTGGTGGCAAAGCAACATACTGTCTTTCTATTTCGTTGTATATCGTGCAGAAGTAATCAAAGCATTTGTTATGATACCACAAAGCTCTCGCAAGCCGCCAGTGAGGCAATTTCCTGATCAACTAGCCCAACGGCCTAAAGTCAGTGGAGTGAAACGGTCCAGATCAGGCCTGTCGCTATCTCCTCCTGAAAATCAACGTAAAGGGCCTGAATGTCACTCGGCTACATCGCTTTCAAGAAGCGATGGTCTCCCAAACAACAGCAACGATGAAATCACTGGCACAAACGAAAAGCAGCGATCTCGAGAGAATAAACTTTCTTGCATCCAGTTATCTCCGGCGCAGCAAATGAAGATGGAGCAACTTTTGAGAGAGAGGTTCAGCCGTTGGATTGATGAGATAAAATACACTGCGCCACCAGAGGACAGATTGCCTCCCCGAAAACGCTTTAAAATATCGCAATGGCGCTCGGGTCTTCCGAggactgaagaagaggatgaaagCGAGGGTGACTTCGTCGTGATCTCCTACCCAGCATGCAGAAGAGGCTTCTTTCATCTTGCTTGCCCGTTCTATCTCCACTCGCCCGACAAACACCAGAAATGTCTCATCCAACACGATTTGGGCTCTATTGAGACGTTGATAAAGCATCTTATTCAACATCACGATAAGCCTCTGTACTGTAGTACGTGCCAGAAAGCCTTCGAAACGTTGATTGATCGAGATAACCACGTGTTGGAGAATGCATGCAAGAGAAACAATCAGAAGCCACTGAATGGACTCACTGAAAGTCAAAAAGCCAAACTGATCAAGAGGGATCGGTACTATTTAGGAGAATCAAGTCGTTGGCGCCGTATTTGGTCAACAGTCTTGCCCAGCACAGAGCAGCCTCGATCTCCATACCTCGATCGGGGCGAGGGACTGAAAGTTTCTATGATAAGGGACTTTTGGGCTGTAGATGGCCAGAAATTCATCTTTGACTTCGTCAAGGGCCTGGAGATTCATGCGGATGAGAAGAGCGCAACTTACCATATGATCTGCCAAAAGGCACTCGATGGTCTGGTGAATTGGGTAATCAAACAGGATAGCAACTCAAATACTCTATCTTTTGATAGATGAATCTGAATGGGAGAATGGGGGAGGGTCGTCTAGGTTCGGGAGTTGATCACTGAACCAGTTCTTGTTGAAACTCGGTTTGCATAGTCTTTCTTGCCTGGCCTTTCTATATGTCGGTGTTTGTAGCTGGAGTATGTGGCTCGTTCAGGTCTTTATTTTTCAATGTCACAATTGCGTGAACCTTCAATGATCGTGAATCTGAATCGAGTTCGTGTTTTGAGCGTCGTATTGCTTTCAGGTTTGTGCAAGTAGCAAATATTGGAGTTCTCGATGCCCTGATACCATAGTAAGCACTTATAGGTTTCGAAATATTCCAAGGGCCACGATGTACTGCAAGTATCGAAAGGAGTCTTACTGTGATATAGAACACGCCAGGTCTGTATCACAACTTGAGGTATTCTTGGACCAAGGATACCATGACGACAGGTAAGGAAGCGGTTGTTGTACATTTTGGGAATATCATCCCAGTTATTGTAGGCCTCAACCTTCCATATTGTATAAAGAGTTCACTTTATGTTTTAAGTGGGATTTTAGTTACTTTAGGACTTGCAAAGTGGGAACTTGGCATGTTTGCCGCTCTACCTTGAAATCTATCCATGTATATGCCCAATCTCCTCATAACTATGGAAATAGATTTCGCTTCTAAGGCTCGAAATAAGAGAGCTGACACAGGTAACGAGGGCACGGTACTGCCCTTATCACGTTTCACCCAAACCTGCTTACGCCTATAGAGCAATCTTTTCTTTGGATAGTCTCAAATGATGCCGTAAGAATAAACTATTAGTGGTATGAACCCATAGGTTATGGATGATATCTCAACTATAGGTAGTTAGGGAAGCCTCAACATCTGGCATTGGAGGGCTACCTGATACCGCCATTCTAAGTGCCCATATTTAGGGACTTATGCTCGGTAAGTGGATATaagcttcatcaacacatAAGTAGGTATGCTGCCACAAGATGTGATTGATTTATAGttaaagcttataatatctcAACAAGATATGTCAAGCTAATATACTAGAAAGTCTCATTTTACTTCCGCTTTTAAAaggtaatatatatatagcctCAATAAAGATAAGTCTCCTAATTTAAATATGATAATATGCTTTTGTAATGACTCAATCATTAACCTGATCCACAAGATGTGATATAGCCATTTCTACACTGACAGCCATAGTAGAATATTGCATTCAGCGGGTTCAAGGTTCAGTGATAAGTATAATCTAAATTTTACCAACTCCAGCGGGATAAGAACGGTTAAGCTACTTCCAAACAGAGGtataaaataataactaagACTTCATCCTTATATATGGTAGGctatatctaataatatagcTCTTAAAGGCATATCGACCTTTCCGCAAGTCCTTAAAACATTGGCGGATGCAATTCCTCCATGTTCGAATAGATACCAAGCTGATCGTTTACTCCTCCAAGAAACTGAGAGAATAGTCATCAGAGAGCCCAGGCCAATCTTGATCGATCTCTGGCCTAGCCATTTGTGATAGAGGGCCTTGTCTGAAGATATCATAAGGATGATCGGTAGGATTTAATACTGTCATACACAGCAATGGCTCTGTATACGCTGGAAAGCTACTAGCCGCGTACTCAGAGCAGTTCTCCCTTGGTTCGAACGCTACCCCAGCTGATTGGGTATCGTAAGAGTCTTCAGCAACGGAAATTGACATGAGAGGATCGCTGGATCGGAAGGTTGAAGTCTCGACATTTGCAAAGTCTGACACATTGAACCCCCGATAGGGGTAGTGGGCAAGAGTTGCAGAGTCCTGGCGTGAGTCGTCTCTTGCTCCTATGTTGGCTTCCATCAGAGGCCTTTTGATACCAGAAAGCTGTTTGCCAGACTCATTTAGGAGCGGCTTGTTTTCAAATCGATCCTCAACTCTGTCGAGAAGCTCTAGTAGTAAAGACAACATTTCTCCTGAACCAGCTGGTAGACCTCGTGTTTGGACATAGTTTGAAACAATCTGATTGCCGTCTTGACTCCAGATATCGCGAATTATTCCTGTCATCTCTTTGGCAATTCCGTCCAGAAGCGGCTTGGGTGTAGTATCCGACTCCCCAAACAAAAGCACCCAGATTTCGTGCCACTGAGTCATAGATGACATACGTCTGTCAGAACGAAACCTGAGAGCATCCAAGATATGAGGAGGTATGCTATCCAAGCTATTTGTTTTACTGCGAGAACAGCTCCCTTTCCGTACATGGTCCTCGAATACCTTTGACGAGGGAAAGCCTTTATTGCAGACCGGGCAATGCGAGTTTGCTGCATGTCGTCTCTTCAGATGCTGCTTGACGGTTGAAATAGTAACCATTCTGAGATTTATGCACTCAAGAAAGCGAACTGGATCCTTTCTGTAAAACGGACATGCGAatgtctcttctttctttttctcaacctcaccgCTGCCAGAATAATAATCATGATCACGGTCTGATTCCTCAACATCGTTGTGACTTTTGGTCTTTCTGCTTTTCTTCTGGGGTGCATTGCTGCCTTCGGCCGGTCTTTTCATCAAGTTGATCGTATCTTGATTTGTCTGGAGCCCCGAAACTGGGGCATCCAGTttcatttccttcttcatgTGCTGGACTGAGCCACCCATATCAGCGTACAGTTGAGGGTTTGTTGGAAGCACAGCAATAGCGCTTGCATTTCCGTTGAGATCTGGTGAAAGGTTTGATATCGAATGGCCCATGTTTGCTGAGGAGAACAGGTTATCTGGCAACGACGCTCGACGAGAGCTTGCTTGACCAGGACATATACGATCGATTGTCTGCCTTTCAAAGTGATGAGCTCCCTGTTCACTTGGGATATCCATGCGATTCACTTTGCCTTGTTAATATCATCTTGGTGTGATTCTTTCACGACGTTGAGTTTCGCTTACTTGGAGCCAGAGATCTTAGCCTCGTATTATTGTTCGACCGGTACTCGAGTGGTCGTGTGCTGAAACTCGACGGGCCCTGCTTGCCGACATTTCGTTTCGAAGGCCTTCCATTTATCTGTCTGCTCTTCCCCGTGTCCTTTGAAAGTCCATCAACGAGATCTACGCACTCCTCGTTACAGATAATGCTCTCATCCACATTGATGCGTTCATTTCCATGCGAGCTCTGTGCACTGCACTCTTGAAAATCGGGTTGGTATCGAACTAACATattctttatcttatatagtCAGGATATTCACTTTGCTCCTTGGCCAGCTAGAGCATCGAACAGCGCTCAACGACGAATTCTGGTGAAAATACTATAAGTCCATGTGTCTTTTGTAGTCACAAGCTTTGAAGAAATACAGTTGAGACTGATCTCAAGTTGGTTTGATAAACACAGGCGGAGAATCTAATGAATGCTTGCCCAAGAAAGATGGGTTGGTGTGAAATGAAAAACATCGCAGGGCAACAGGGAGCGATGAGCCAACTATACCATTTAAGCTACAGTGGGGTCCATCAGCTTAGAGCGTGGCATACGTCAGATAGGGCATGTAATCACTGCGCCTGGTACATGGAGGTACAACAGACAGACACTGCACAATTGGAGCTCATATTCAGCATGTTTCATTTAAACTCAGTACTGTTACATCCCTGTGGTATTAAGATCCTTTCACGCATGCCGCAGTTGCACAGATGCCCACACTATTCAAGATATCCCACTTTGTCAAGCCTCAAAATTTTGCTT
This region includes:
- a CDS encoding uncharacterized protein (expressed protein), which encodes MNRMDIPSEQGAHHFERQTIDRICPGQASSRRASLPDNLFSSANMGHSISNLSPDLNGNASAIAVLPTNPQLYADMGGSVQHMKKEMKLDAPVSGLQTNQDTINLMKRPAEGSNAPQKKSRKTKSHNDVEESDRDHDYYSGSGEVEKKKEETFACPFYRKDPVRFLECINLRMVTISTVKQHLKRRHAANSHCPVCNKGFPSSKVFEDHVRKGSCSRSKTNSLDSIPPHILDALRFRSDRRMSSMTQWHEIWVLLFGESDTTPKPLLDGIAKEMTGIIRDIWSQDGNQIVSNYVQTRGLPAGSGEMLSLLLELLDRVEDRFENKPLLNESGKQLSGIKRPLMEANIGARDDSRQDSATLAHYPYRGFNVSDFANVETSTFRSSDPLMSISVAEDSYDTQSAGVAFEPRENCSEYAASSFPAYTEPLLCMTVLNPTDHPYDIFRQGPLSQMARPEIDQDWPGLSDDYSLSFLEE
- a CDS encoding uncharacterized protein (expressed protein): MIPQSSRKPPVRQFPDQLAQRPKVSGVKRSRSGLSLSPPENQRKGPECHSATSLSRSDGLPNNSNDEITGTNEKQRSRENKLSCIQLSPAQQMKMEQLLRERFSRWIDEIKYTAPPEDRLPPRKRFKISQWRSGLPRTEEEDESEGDFVVISYPACRRGFFHLACPFYLHSPDKHQKCLIQHDLGSIETLIKHLIQHHDKPLYCSTCQKAFETLIDRDNHVLENACKRNNQKPLNGLTESQKAKLIKRDRYYLGESSRWRRIWSTVLPSTEQPRSPYLDRGEGLKVSMIRDFWAVDGQKFIFDFVKGLEIHADEKSATYHMICQKALDGLVNWVIKQDSNSNTLSFDR